A DNA window from Bradyrhizobium sp. CCBAU 53421 contains the following coding sequences:
- a CDS encoding DUF1254 domain-containing protein: protein MRLALAGLFAGVLFASSPASVAAQASITEQDAHAIGVDAYIYFYPLLSMDVTRKQFTNVEPGKEFGKGPMNVFTNIPAYPPADFKGVVRSNFDTLYSIAWLDLTKEPQVVSAPDTDGRFYLLPMLDMWSDVFASPGWRTTGTQAGNFLVTPPGWSGTVPPGMTRISATTPYVWIIGRTKTDGPQDYDAVHKIQAGYKIAPLSGWGKPANPVEAKIDPTVDMKTPPKTQVDGMSADKFFAYAAELLKINPPHLTDQPMIAQLKKIGIEPGNSFDMAKADPVIRRALADVPKDAQKLMAWKLPTLARVVNGWSMNTDTMGVYGNYYLKRAMIAQFGLGANLPEDAIYPANLADGTGEPLDGSKKYMLHFEKGNTPPTNAFWSVTLYDSDGFQVGNALDRFAVSSWMPFQYNTDGSLDLYFQNESPGKDKEANWLPAPKGAFNLTMRIYSPKSEALNGNWSPPPVTRTQAAR from the coding sequence ATGCGCTTGGCTTTGGCGGGCCTTTTCGCTGGAGTGTTGTTCGCATCGTCACCAGCTTCCGTTGCCGCGCAAGCGTCGATCACCGAACAAGATGCGCATGCGATCGGAGTCGATGCCTATATCTATTTCTATCCGCTGCTCTCGATGGACGTGACCCGAAAGCAGTTCACCAATGTCGAACCCGGCAAGGAGTTCGGCAAGGGTCCAATGAACGTCTTTACGAACATACCCGCCTATCCACCTGCCGACTTCAAGGGAGTCGTGCGCTCGAATTTCGATACGCTGTATTCCATAGCGTGGCTCGATCTGACCAAGGAGCCGCAGGTCGTCTCCGCACCGGATACGGATGGACGGTTCTATCTCCTGCCAATGCTTGACATGTGGAGCGACGTGTTCGCGTCACCCGGTTGGCGAACCACTGGCACGCAGGCCGGCAACTTCCTCGTCACGCCGCCTGGCTGGAGCGGGACCGTTCCTCCTGGAATGACGCGCATCAGCGCGACGACGCCCTACGTGTGGATCATCGGACGCACCAAAACGGATGGGCCGCAGGACTATGATGCGGTTCACAAGATCCAGGCCGGCTACAAGATCGCCCCGCTGTCGGGTTGGGGCAAACCGGCAAACCCGGTGGAAGCAAAGATTGATCCGACCGTCGACATGAAGACGCCGCCCAAGACCCAGGTCGACGGCATGTCCGCCGACAAGTTCTTCGCTTATGCCGCTGAGCTTCTCAAGATCAATCCGCCCCACCTTACCGACCAGCCGATGATCGCGCAGTTGAAGAAAATCGGCATCGAGCCGGGCAACAGCTTTGACATGGCTAAAGCAGACCCCGTCATTCGCCGTGCTTTGGCGGATGTTCCGAAGGATGCACAGAAGCTGATGGCCTGGAAGTTGCCGACGCTCGCGCGAGTCGTGAACGGCTGGTCGATGAACACCGACACCATGGGCGTGTACGGCAACTATTACCTGAAGCGAGCCATGATCGCACAGTTCGGCCTCGGCGCGAACCTTCCCGAGGACGCCATTTACCCAGCGAATCTGGCCGATGGAACGGGCGAACCGCTCGACGGTTCGAAAAAATACATGCTCCACTTCGAGAAGGGCAACACGCCTCCGACGAACGCCTTCTGGTCGGTGACCCTCTACGACTCCGACGGTTTCCAGGTGGGAAATGCGCTCGACCGGTTTGCCGTCAGCAGCTGGATGCCATTCCAGTACAACACGGATGGCTCGCTCGATCTGTACTTCCAGAACGAGAGCCCCGGCAAGGATAAGGAAGCCAATTGGCTCCCGGCGCCGAAAGGCGCGTTCAACCTGACCATGCGCATCTACTCGCCGAAATCCGAAGCCCTCAACGGAAACTGGAGCCCGCCGCCGGTGACGCGAACGCAGGCCGCTCGGTAG
- a CDS encoding TIGR03808 family TAT-translocated repetitive protein, whose amino-acid sequence MDVNRRHLIGASAAGAAGALAMSSDAARAAQSAGSLGRDVTQYGVRPGSPDDQTRNLQRAIDDAARAQVPLAFPPGVYRTGLLRLAPGSQLIGVRGASRLVFNGGASLLEGESAGGVVLMGLTFDGGNVPLPNRRGLVHCLSGRDIRITDCQFTGSGGAGIWFEQMSGDVSNNIFTGIASTALVSFDALGLMVARNTIKGTSDNGIEILRTAIGDDGSIVADNRIEDIKAGPGGSGQYGNAINAFRAGNVIVRGNRISNCDFSAVRGNSASNIHISDNSVSNVREVALYSEFSFEAAVIANNTVDGAAIGVSVCNFNEGGRIAVVQGNIIRNLLPKRPVGTDPNDGAGIGIYVEADSAVTGNVIENAPTFGIVAGWGKYLRDVAISGNVVRKAFVGIGVSVVPGAGSALINNNMISETPGGAVVGLDHARPITSDLSVGGAQQYAQLTVGANAVRR is encoded by the coding sequence ATGGACGTCAATCGCCGCCACCTGATCGGAGCCTCAGCCGCCGGCGCAGCCGGCGCGCTTGCGATGTCGTCGGATGCAGCGCGCGCCGCGCAATCCGCCGGCTCGCTCGGCCGCGACGTCACGCAATACGGCGTGCGTCCGGGCAGCCCCGACGACCAGACCCGCAATCTGCAGCGCGCGATCGACGATGCCGCGCGCGCGCAGGTGCCGCTGGCGTTCCCGCCGGGCGTCTACCGCACCGGCCTGTTGCGGCTTGCGCCGGGCAGCCAGCTGATCGGCGTCCGCGGCGCCAGCCGGCTGGTGTTCAACGGCGGCGCCTCGCTGCTCGAAGGCGAAAGCGCCGGCGGCGTCGTCCTGATGGGCCTCACCTTCGACGGCGGCAACGTCCCGCTGCCGAACCGGCGCGGCCTCGTGCATTGCCTGTCCGGCCGCGACATCCGCATCACCGATTGCCAGTTCACCGGCAGCGGCGGCGCCGGCATCTGGTTCGAGCAGATGTCGGGCGACGTCAGCAACAACATCTTCACCGGCATCGCATCGACCGCACTGGTGTCGTTCGACGCGCTCGGCCTGATGGTGGCGCGCAACACCATCAAGGGCACCAGCGACAACGGTATCGAAATCCTGCGTACCGCGATCGGCGACGACGGCTCGATCGTCGCCGACAACCGCATCGAGGACATCAAGGCCGGCCCCGGCGGCTCCGGGCAGTACGGCAACGCCATCAACGCCTTCCGCGCCGGCAATGTGATCGTGCGCGGCAACCGCATCAGCAACTGCGATTTCTCGGCGGTGCGCGGCAACTCCGCCTCCAACATCCACATATCAGACAATAGCGTCAGCAATGTCCGCGAGGTCGCGCTCTATTCGGAGTTCTCGTTCGAGGCCGCAGTGATCGCCAACAACACCGTCGACGGCGCCGCGATCGGCGTGTCTGTGTGCAATTTCAACGAAGGCGGCCGCATCGCGGTGGTCCAGGGCAACATCATCCGCAATTTGCTGCCGAAGCGCCCTGTTGGCACCGACCCGAACGACGGCGCCGGTATCGGCATCTATGTCGAGGCCGACAGCGCTGTGACCGGCAATGTGATCGAGAACGCGCCGACCTTCGGCATCGTCGCCGGCTGGGGCAAGTACCTGCGCGACGTCGCGATCTCAGGCAACGTGGTGCGCAAGGCTTTCGTCGGCATCGGCGTCTCGGTGGTGCCGGGCGCAGGCTCCGCGCTGATCAACAACAACATGATCTCGGAGACCCCGGGCGGCGCGGTGGTCGGGCTCGACCACGCCCGCCCGATCACATCAGACCTGTCGGTGGGTGGCGCCCAGCAATACGCGCAGCTGACGGTCGGGGCGAACGCGGTGCGGCGCTAA
- a CDS encoding sigma-70 family RNA polymerase sigma factor has product MSATQAASDEVLIARIAQGDRLAMQVLYGRHHVRVYRFGLRLVRDEQVAEDLISEVFLDVWRQAGKFEGRSAVSTWLLAITRFKALSSLRRRKDAELDDEAANAIEDTSDDPETVVQKKDTGDTLRKCLTGLSAEHREIVDLVYYHEKSVEDVAQIVGIPENTVKTRLFYARKKLAELLEAAGVERGWP; this is encoded by the coding sequence TTGAGCGCGACACAGGCGGCTTCAGACGAGGTTCTGATCGCTCGGATCGCTCAAGGCGACCGGCTCGCCATGCAGGTGCTATACGGACGGCATCATGTCAGGGTGTACCGCTTCGGGCTTCGGCTCGTGCGGGACGAACAAGTGGCGGAGGATCTCATCAGCGAGGTCTTTCTGGACGTGTGGCGTCAGGCGGGCAAGTTCGAGGGACGATCCGCCGTTTCAACCTGGCTTCTGGCGATTACCCGGTTCAAGGCGTTGTCCTCGCTGCGGCGAAGGAAGGACGCCGAACTGGACGATGAGGCCGCGAACGCGATCGAGGACACGTCCGACGATCCGGAAACGGTGGTGCAGAAGAAGGACACGGGTGACACGCTGCGTAAGTGCCTGACGGGACTATCGGCGGAACACCGGGAAATTGTCGATCTTGTCTACTATCACGAGAAATCCGTGGAAGACGTCGCACAGATCGTCGGGATTCCGGAGAACACCGTGAAGACGCGCCTGTTCTACGCGCGCAAGAAACTTGCCGAGTTGCTGGAGGCAGCCGGTGTCGAGCGAGGTTGGCCATGA
- a CDS encoding S8 family serine peptidase, translating to MTPNGRTRSTNRAAIAAAVLLLVCFPSSAYSQNFMRSPVGGGPRVSLGPRVNPGIGRIDGNGGPAGRAPLHGPATSWIDDGPRSSMPPSRARDAPRFSADCGDGTRQCSGRPVAFSSGGKGAARKGRAGGGGSRAPDVAATRAVPNELVAEIDGALSETQIDALARRHGLSRIASQNILLLGATIGLFRTAGTRSADAVGRDLASEGSVRSVQPNYRYALQDQKPAAGGSDPAQYAQAQLHLPQAHRLARGMNVTIAVIDSGVDAAHPELANTVADTFDALGSKDGPHAHGTAVAGVIAARVRLTGSAPEVRILAIRAFGAAAGGAESTSYVILKSLDYAVAHGAQIVNMSFAGPQDAFVARAVAAAAARDVVLVAAAGNAGPNSPPLYPAADPDVIAVSGIDAGERLMAASNRGSYVALAAPGADLLVPVPDGKYQLMSGTSFSAAFVSGIAALVLEHAPALKPAEVRKVLTGTARDLGTPGRDDLFGAGEADALAAVMAATAAPVAVTADKPSQPATAADGNNTSVSRALNEPAPSLASDNSAANRRAAQ from the coding sequence ATGACCCCCAACGGCCGGACCAGATCAACGAACCGAGCCGCGATCGCGGCCGCAGTGTTGCTGCTGGTTTGTTTTCCCAGTTCAGCTTACTCCCAGAATTTCATGCGATCGCCTGTCGGCGGCGGCCCGCGGGTCTCGCTCGGGCCGCGGGTTAATCCCGGTATCGGCAGGATCGATGGCAACGGTGGGCCGGCTGGCCGCGCGCCGCTCCACGGCCCGGCGACATCCTGGATCGACGACGGGCCGCGATCGAGCATGCCGCCGTCCCGTGCTCGTGACGCCCCCCGTTTCTCTGCCGATTGCGGCGATGGCACGCGGCAATGCTCCGGCCGGCCGGTCGCCTTCAGCAGTGGCGGCAAGGGCGCTGCGCGGAAGGGCAGGGCCGGCGGTGGCGGCAGCCGCGCGCCGGACGTGGCGGCCACGCGAGCCGTGCCGAACGAGCTCGTGGCGGAGATCGACGGCGCATTGAGCGAGACCCAGATCGACGCGCTGGCGCGTCGTCATGGCCTGAGCCGGATCGCCTCGCAGAATATCCTGCTGCTCGGCGCGACGATCGGCCTGTTCCGCACGGCCGGCACTCGTTCCGCCGACGCGGTGGGCCGCGACCTCGCAAGCGAGGGCAGCGTCCGCTCCGTGCAGCCGAACTACCGTTACGCGCTGCAGGACCAGAAGCCGGCCGCAGGCGGCAGTGATCCGGCGCAGTATGCCCAGGCGCAGCTGCATCTGCCCCAGGCGCACAGGCTGGCGCGCGGGATGAATGTCACCATTGCCGTGATCGATTCCGGCGTCGATGCTGCCCATCCGGAGCTCGCCAACACGGTCGCGGATACGTTCGATGCGCTCGGCAGCAAGGATGGCCCGCATGCCCACGGCACCGCGGTCGCCGGTGTGATCGCGGCGCGCGTCAGGCTGACCGGTAGCGCGCCGGAAGTACGGATCCTGGCGATCCGTGCCTTTGGTGCGGCCGCCGGCGGTGCCGAGAGCACGTCCTATGTGATCCTCAAAAGCCTCGACTACGCGGTGGCGCACGGCGCGCAGATCGTGAACATGAGCTTTGCCGGACCGCAGGACGCATTTGTCGCGCGCGCCGTGGCCGCCGCCGCGGCACGGGACGTCGTGCTGGTGGCCGCGGCCGGCAATGCCGGTCCGAACTCACCGCCGCTGTATCCGGCCGCCGATCCCGATGTGATCGCGGTGAGCGGCATCGATGCCGGCGAGCGGCTGATGGCGGCCTCGAACCGCGGCAGCTACGTCGCGTTGGCGGCGCCGGGTGCCGATCTCCTCGTGCCGGTGCCGGACGGCAAGTACCAGCTGATGTCGGGCACCTCCTTTTCGGCCGCGTTCGTCAGCGGGATCGCAGCGCTGGTGCTTGAGCACGCTCCGGCATTGAAGCCCGCCGAGGTGCGGAAGGTCCTGACCGGCACGGCCCGCGATCTCGGGACACCTGGGCGTGACGATCTGTTCGGGGCAGGGGAGGCCGACGCACTTGCCGCGGTGATGGCCGCGACCGCTGCACCCGTCGCGGTGACCGCGGACAAACCGTCGCAGCCCGCTACGGCCGCGGACGGCAATAACACTTCCGTGAGCCGCGCGTTGAACGAACCCGCGCCGTCGCTCGCATCGGACAATTCCGCCGCAAATCGCCGTGCTGCGCAGTGA
- a CDS encoding DUF2336 domain-containing protein, which produces MSSKPETAPESLLDELQTTLAHGTVARRVETLRRVTDLFINGSVNYSDQQIVLFDDVFQCLLEHIESSAKALLANRLAPIETAPPQTIRTLAFDDLIEVAGPVLTLSPRLDDDTLIETARSKSQAHLLAISNRKALSGAVTDVLVLRGNDEVIQSAVNNPGAEFTERGFTRLVSRAEGDDNLSTCVGLRPNIPRHLYLKLVAKASDAVRQRLEAANPQQAKEIPIAVKEATRRARSAPAAVTPDTTIAHALVKSLYQDGRLDEFQLAAFAEAGKFDETNASLAALANVSVSVAENMMIETRAEGVMILAKVSGLSWSTVRSIINLRDDISGGEPTDLQACKDTYERLRPSTAQQVLRFHRMQQSAPAA; this is translated from the coding sequence ATGAGTTCGAAGCCCGAGACCGCCCCCGAAAGTCTGCTCGACGAGTTGCAGACGACGCTTGCGCACGGCACCGTCGCGCGCCGTGTCGAGACACTGCGCCGCGTGACCGACCTCTTCATCAACGGCTCGGTCAACTATTCGGACCAGCAGATCGTGCTGTTCGACGACGTTTTCCAATGCCTGCTCGAGCACATCGAGAGCTCGGCCAAGGCGCTGCTCGCCAACCGCCTCGCCCCGATCGAGACCGCGCCGCCGCAGACTATCCGTACCCTTGCATTCGACGACCTGATCGAGGTCGCAGGCCCCGTGCTGACGCTGTCGCCGCGGCTCGACGACGACACCCTGATCGAGACCGCGCGCAGCAAGAGCCAGGCGCATCTGCTCGCGATCTCCAACCGCAAGGCGCTGAGCGGCGCCGTCACCGACGTGCTGGTGCTGCGCGGCAATGACGAGGTGATACAGAGCGCGGTCAACAATCCCGGCGCGGAATTCACCGAACGCGGCTTCACCCGCCTGGTCAGCCGCGCCGAGGGTGACGACAATCTGTCGACCTGCGTCGGACTGCGCCCGAACATCCCGCGCCATCTCTATCTCAAGCTGGTCGCCAAGGCCTCGGATGCGGTCAGGCAGCGGCTCGAGGCGGCCAATCCGCAGCAGGCCAAGGAGATACCGATCGCGGTCAAGGAAGCGACGCGACGCGCGCGCTCCGCGCCCGCCGCCGTGACGCCGGACACCACGATCGCGCATGCGCTGGTCAAGTCGCTCTACCAGGACGGCCGGCTCGACGAATTCCAGCTCGCGGCCTTCGCCGAGGCCGGCAAGTTCGACGAGACCAATGCCTCGCTTGCCGCGCTCGCCAACGTCTCGGTCAGCGTCGCCGAGAACATGATGATCGAAACCCGCGCCGAGGGCGTGATGATCCTGGCCAAGGTCTCGGGCCTGTCATGGTCGACGGTGCGATCGATCATCAATCTGCGCGACGACATCTCGGGCGGCGAGCCGACCGATTTGCAGGCCTGCAAGGACACCTATGAGCGGCTGCGGCCGTCCACCGCGCAGCAGGTGTTGCGCTTCCATCGCATGCAGCAGTCCGCGCCCGCGGCCTAA
- a CDS encoding TIGR03809 family protein has protein sequence MTHRTDVARGQEIVARWCNLAEQRLEHLNELFESGRWRRYHSEQSFLENIREARAAVDIWRELLTREASLDNSPIDLSWLGRGRSKLPPPYISSAPYVSPAPQRRPEAAALAEAAMTAVAAALETAAEVLEQPPVVADAPPLEMPPPVAPPPVLDLDTIQRRYPLLRNAL, from the coding sequence ATGACACATCGGACCGACGTGGCCAGAGGCCAGGAGATCGTTGCACGCTGGTGCAACCTCGCCGAGCAAAGGCTGGAGCATCTCAACGAGCTGTTCGAATCCGGACGCTGGCGCCGCTATCACAGCGAGCAGTCCTTTCTCGAGAACATCAGGGAAGCGCGGGCCGCGGTCGATATCTGGCGGGAATTGCTGACCCGCGAAGCCTCGCTCGACAATTCGCCGATCGATCTGTCCTGGCTCGGCCGCGGCAGGTCGAAACTGCCACCGCCCTACATTTCGTCGGCGCCCTACGTCTCGCCAGCGCCGCAGCGCCGGCCGGAGGCAGCCGCACTGGCGGAGGCTGCGATGACCGCAGTCGCGGCCGCGCTGGAAACGGCGGCCGAGGTTCTTGAGCAGCCGCCCGTTGTGGCCGACGCGCCGCCGCTGGAGATGCCCCCTCCGGTCGCGCCGCCGCCGGTGCTCGATCTCGACACCATCCAGCGGCGCTATCCGCTGCTGCGCAACGCGCTTTAG
- a CDS encoding GGDEF domain-containing protein: MGSAASSLPSPIAGASESGRHRLTPERLARRAKQRRQIQSMIAACFVLDAVVLLIYAHAGTTSVLVAAGYALTGLCLVAVYVLLSERGFHERFRDHYLVAPQSAVNMVNLLVFTYIAPEVGVLFLCNLFVVFGFGALRTSARQTAVVWTIMVLGLAALFLGTDKTIGMPIGTRIDRLATMLVFALTIGRCMYLGIFSSSMQQSLYQSGVKLKEAYRRIEELAELDELTGTSNRRSIMRTLEEEIARCARNGSSCAVALIDLDHFKRINDVYGHPIGDEALRTFAIGMFANLRSVDRFGRYGGEEFLLVLPDLSQDQAMRALERLRAIIAGLDWSAFSPGMQVTISAGVTTLKPNENSDTLLARADGALYAAKARGRNRIASA, from the coding sequence ATGGGCAGCGCTGCGTCGTCACTTCCCAGCCCGATCGCGGGCGCATCGGAAAGCGGCCGTCACAGGTTGACGCCCGAGCGCCTGGCGCGCCGGGCCAAGCAACGCCGCCAGATCCAATCGATGATTGCCGCCTGCTTCGTGCTCGATGCCGTCGTGCTGCTGATCTATGCGCATGCCGGCACCACGTCGGTCCTGGTGGCGGCGGGCTATGCCCTGACCGGCCTCTGCCTCGTTGCCGTCTATGTGCTGCTTTCGGAGCGCGGCTTCCACGAGCGCTTCCGCGACCACTATTTGGTCGCGCCGCAATCGGCCGTCAACATGGTGAACCTCTTGGTGTTCACCTACATCGCGCCGGAAGTCGGCGTGCTGTTCCTCTGCAATCTGTTCGTGGTGTTCGGCTTCGGCGCGCTGCGTACCTCGGCGCGCCAGACCGCCGTTGTCTGGACCATCATGGTGCTGGGCCTCGCAGCGCTGTTCCTCGGCACCGACAAGACGATCGGGATGCCGATCGGCACAAGGATCGACCGCCTCGCCACCATGCTGGTGTTCGCGCTGACGATCGGGCGCTGCATGTATCTCGGCATCTTCTCGAGCTCGATGCAGCAATCGCTGTATCAGAGCGGCGTGAAGCTGAAGGAGGCCTATCGCCGCATCGAGGAGCTCGCCGAGCTCGACGAGCTGACCGGCACCTCCAATCGTCGCAGCATCATGCGCACGCTCGAGGAGGAGATCGCGCGCTGCGCCCGCAACGGCAGCTCCTGCGCGGTGGCGCTGATCGACCTCGACCATTTCAAGCGCATCAACGACGTCTACGGCCATCCGATCGGCGACGAGGCGCTACGCACCTTTGCCATCGGCATGTTCGCCAATCTCCGCAGCGTCGATCGGTTCGGCCGTTACGGCGGCGAGGAATTCCTGCTGGTGCTGCCCGACCTGTCGCAGGATCAGGCGATGCGCGCGCTCGAGCGGCTGCGCGCGATCATCGCCGGTCTCGACTGGAGCGCATTCTCGCCCGGCATGCAGGTGACGATCTCCGCAGGCGTCACGACGCTCAAGCCGAACGAAAACTCCGATACGCTACTCGCCCGCGCCGATGGCGCGCTTTACGCAGCCAAGGCGAGAGGACGCAACCGCATCGCCAGCGCCTAA